The following are from one region of the Nostoc cf. commune SO-36 genome:
- the msrA gene encoding peptide-methionine (S)-S-oxide reductase MsrA: MALFGFGKKSVMPTPEEALSGRAQSMSVPAAHYVNKNTLKPPYPDGLEKAIFGLGCFWGAERKFWQLKGVYTTAVGYAAGFTPNPTYEEVCSGRTGHNEVVLVVFDPKVISFAELLKVFWESHNPTQGMRQGNDAGTQYRSGIYVYSESQKQLAEASLEAYQQALSSAGYGKITTEILDAPEFYYAEAYHQQYLAKNPNGYCGLGGTNVACPIGVVESQVSN, from the coding sequence ATGGCACTATTCGGATTTGGCAAAAAGTCAGTTATGCCCACACCTGAAGAAGCTTTGTCAGGAAGGGCGCAATCTATGTCAGTACCTGCGGCTCATTATGTCAACAAGAATACCTTAAAACCTCCTTATCCCGATGGATTAGAGAAGGCAATTTTTGGCTTGGGCTGTTTTTGGGGTGCAGAACGCAAATTCTGGCAACTTAAAGGAGTTTACACCACCGCAGTAGGTTACGCTGCTGGATTCACACCCAACCCCACTTATGAAGAGGTATGTAGTGGGCGAACCGGTCACAATGAAGTGGTGTTGGTTGTGTTTGATCCCAAAGTGATTAGTTTTGCTGAACTGCTCAAAGTCTTCTGGGAAAGCCACAATCCCACCCAAGGGATGCGGCAAGGTAATGATGCTGGCACTCAATACCGTTCGGGAATTTATGTATATTCCGAAAGTCAAAAACAGCTAGCAGAAGCATCGCTAGAAGCTTATCAGCAAGCCCTTAGCAGCGCAGGCTATGGCAAGATTACTACAGAAATTTTGGATGCGCCGGAATTCTACTACGCTGAAGCTTACCATCAGCAATACCTGGCTAAAAATCCTAACGGGTATTGTGGTTTAGGAGGGACAAACGTAGCTTGTCCCATAGGTGTAGTTGAATCACAAGTTAGTAATTAG
- a CDS encoding DUF2330 domain-containing protein, giving the protein MKFFRLLTPLLSAIVAVLCFAPAAWAFCGFYVAKADTKLYNKASQVVIARDGDRTILTMANDFQGEVKDFAMVVPVPTVLQKEQVRVTQPKIIERLDAFSAPRLVEYFDSDPCLAINNSSQMMHYQRQQQRE; this is encoded by the coding sequence ATGAAATTTTTTCGACTTTTAACGCCATTATTATCGGCAATTGTAGCTGTTTTGTGCTTTGCACCCGCAGCTTGGGCATTTTGTGGATTTTATGTAGCCAAAGCGGATACAAAACTGTATAACAAAGCTTCTCAAGTGGTGATTGCACGAGATGGCGATCGCACTATCCTAACAATGGCAAACGACTTTCAAGGCGAAGTCAAAGATTTTGCAATGGTAGTACCAGTGCCAACGGTGTTGCAAAAAGAACAAGTTCGCGTCACCCAACCCAAGATTATTGAGCGCTTAGATGCTTTTAGTGCGCCGCGATTGGTAGAATATTTTGACTCAGATCCTTGTCTGGCAATAAATAATAGCAGTCAAATGATGCATTACCAGCGCCAGCAGCAGCGAGAATGA
- a CDS encoding PD-(D/E)XK nuclease family protein, translating to MVSHSVWIVGTSRSGKTARLVEQFCNWVQPEKRYAESFYTKKSGLKKASHLPEFLYLKQTEPGVLVLAANDDNRRELGDIIVTSTLGKYPVRAKTPLGFFQDEVILFWPLLINSLNLKAQFPVRLRPETEQELATKLWHPQLDEEILRVVGVNESRLVRRILDLLQLAAYSGTPCEDIAQILVRGLGENSTTLEPEFLASLLLDWRNWCLERGLLTYGIITELYSQHLLSDRNYQQHLTKRYQAVLADDVDDYPSVARLLFELLLDQGAVGAFSYNPDGAVRLGLGADPNYLEGLAKRCRVEILNGPPPESLGEQLTEQMVELVTEPMVLLSLPKTVPSIQTTSRAQLLRQTAEVIANAIQSQQVQPEQVAIIAPGLDAIARYTLVEILIKQNIQVESLNDQRPLISSPIIRALLTMLALVYPGLGRLVDRDAVAEMLVVLSRKQQPPENSTDTVNSRDAINRVSTDIDPVRAGLIADYCFVPHPDRPNLLPVSAFERWDRIGYAATTAYTQILEWLEQQRSQQELRLIPSPISLLDRAIQRFLWNGSNLPYEQLAALRELLETAQHYWEIDTRLRQIAPVETMPHTTIIEFIQLLRRGTITANPYPVRPIGGARKAVTLATIFQYRSSRRSHQWHFWLDAGSPLWAKGGAATLFGAPFFLRDRLGEPWTAEDEKLAEEQRLRRILTDLLSRVSERVYLCHSDLAVNGQEQLGPLLPLVNACVTVISEATVN from the coding sequence GTGGTTTCTCATTCGGTTTGGATTGTTGGCACTAGCCGTAGTGGTAAGACGGCTCGCTTGGTAGAGCAATTTTGTAATTGGGTACAACCTGAGAAGAGATACGCTGAATCATTTTATACTAAAAAATCAGGACTTAAAAAAGCTAGTCATCTACCCGAATTTTTATATCTTAAACAAACAGAGCCGGGAGTTTTAGTCTTAGCTGCCAATGATGATAATCGCCGAGAGTTAGGAGATATAATTGTTACTTCCACCTTGGGTAAATATCCGGTTCGTGCTAAGACACCACTAGGTTTTTTTCAGGATGAAGTTATTTTATTTTGGCCGTTGTTAATTAACTCGTTGAACCTGAAGGCACAGTTTCCGGTAAGATTGCGACCAGAAACAGAACAAGAATTAGCAACTAAACTCTGGCATCCCCAATTAGACGAAGAAATTTTACGTGTTGTGGGAGTGAATGAATCTCGCTTGGTGCGTCGCATCCTCGATTTATTGCAACTAGCAGCTTACAGTGGTACGCCTTGCGAAGATATTGCCCAGATTTTGGTAAGAGGTCTAGGGGAAAATAGTACAACTTTAGAGCCGGAATTTTTGGCATCTTTGCTGCTAGATTGGCGGAACTGGTGTTTAGAGAGAGGGTTATTAACTTATGGCATTATTACAGAACTCTATAGTCAACACTTGTTAAGCGATCGCAATTACCAGCAACATCTAACTAAACGTTATCAGGCAGTACTGGCGGATGATGTTGATGATTATCCTAGCGTAGCGCGTCTTTTGTTTGAATTGCTATTAGATCAAGGCGCAGTTGGGGCGTTTAGTTACAATCCCGACGGTGCAGTGCGATTGGGATTAGGAGCAGATCCCAACTATCTAGAAGGATTAGCAAAGCGTTGTCGGGTAGAAATCTTGAACGGGCCGCCTCCAGAGTCCCTTGGTGAGCAACTAACTGAACAGATGGTGGAATTAGTCACAGAACCGATGGTACTGTTGAGCCTACCAAAAACAGTGCCTTCAATTCAAACCACCTCCCGCGCCCAATTATTGCGGCAAACAGCAGAAGTAATTGCTAATGCCATCCAATCACAACAAGTACAACCAGAACAAGTGGCAATTATTGCACCAGGTTTAGATGCGATCGCTCGTTATACCCTAGTAGAAATCCTCATCAAACAAAATATCCAGGTAGAATCGCTTAATGACCAACGTCCCCTAATTAGTTCACCCATCATTCGCGCATTACTCACCATGTTGGCACTAGTTTATCCCGGTTTGGGACGACTAGTAGATCGGGATGCCGTGGCAGAAATGCTAGTTGTCTTGAGTAGGAAACAACAACCACCAGAAAACTCTACAGACACGGTTAATTCTAGAGACGCGATCAATCGCGTCTCTACTGATATTGATCCGGTACGCGCTGGTTTGATTGCAGATTACTGCTTTGTACCCCATCCCGATCGCCCCAACTTGCTACCTGTGTCAGCCTTCGAGCGCTGGGATCGAATCGGCTACGCAGCGACTACAGCATATACTCAGATATTAGAGTGGTTAGAACAGCAGCGATCGCAACAAGAATTGCGGTTAATTCCCAGCCCCATTTCCTTGTTAGACAGAGCAATTCAGCGTTTTTTGTGGAATGGTAGTAATCTCCCCTACGAACAACTAGCAGCACTGCGGGAATTATTAGAAACCGCCCAACACTACTGGGAAATTGACACCAGATTACGACAAATTGCCCCAGTTGAGACAATGCCTCACACAACTATTATCGAATTCATTCAACTACTGCGACGCGGTACGATTACCGCCAACCCTTACCCTGTGCGTCCCATTGGTGGAGCAAGAAAGGCTGTCACCTTAGCAACTATATTTCAATATCGATCTAGTAGGCGATCGCACCAGTGGCATTTTTGGCTAGATGCTGGTTCGCCTCTATGGGCGAAAGGTGGCGCAGCAACTTTGTTCGGTGCGCCGTTTTTCCTGCGAGACAGATTAGGCGAACCTTGGACAGCAGAAGATGAAAAATTGGCAGAAGAACAAAGACTACGAAGAATTTTGACAGATTTACTCTCTCGTGTATCTGAAAGAGTTTATTTGTGTCACAGCGATTTAGCCGTAAATGGACAAGAACAACTGGGGCCACTGTTACCTTTAGTGAATGCCTGTGTCACAGTTATTTCTGAAGCCACTGTTAATTGA
- a CDS encoding sigma-70 family RNA polymerase sigma factor, which produces MVHDEQLRCLVKEACGHQPGSPQRQKLLTQIIRLTASRLWRESTPYYQDALQQTWLYFCRNVCEGLTGQIYDPTHGSVITWLNAYLKRRLQDFYLNQNREQATIVPLRIRQSTSGGTSETIDPVDNLPASPQAPPILENLEIWARTDSDGELRATHIKGHPDVNCQVLILKRLPPEVSWRELSEEFRLSIPTLSSFYQRQCLPRLRKFAELEGLL; this is translated from the coding sequence ATGGTTCACGATGAACAGCTACGCTGCTTAGTTAAAGAAGCCTGTGGACACCAACCTGGTAGTCCTCAGCGTCAAAAGCTGCTCACGCAAATTATTCGCTTGACAGCAAGTAGACTTTGGAGGGAAAGTACTCCCTATTATCAAGACGCACTACAACAAACTTGGTTGTATTTCTGTCGCAATGTTTGTGAAGGTTTGACCGGCCAAATCTATGACCCCACTCATGGCAGTGTCATCACCTGGCTGAATGCTTACCTAAAAAGGAGACTACAAGACTTTTACCTTAACCAAAACCGGGAACAAGCCACAATAGTCCCTCTGAGAATTCGTCAGTCTACATCGGGTGGAACAAGTGAAACCATTGACCCTGTAGATAATCTCCCGGCTAGCCCCCAAGCGCCTCCGATTCTGGAAAACCTGGAGATATGGGCGAGGACAGATTCTGATGGAGAACTACGCGCTACTCACATAAAAGGGCATCCAGATGTGAACTGTCAGGTGTTAATTCTCAAACGCTTACCCCCAGAAGTCAGCTGGAGAGAATTATCTGAAGAATTTAGGTTGTCAATTCCGACATTAAGCAGTTTTTATCAGCGCCAATGTCTACCTCGTTTGCGTAAATTCGCAGAATTGGAGGGATTATTATAG
- a CDS encoding DUF2330 domain-containing protein, translating into MAQTQCYKIPRGAKQLLQPYIRSSMKFFVAKVNLDKFEQSGYQFLRPLQISYQSPKFMLPIRLGMINATTEQDLIVYILSPQGQAEITNYRTVKIPSDANIPLFVKDEFGEFYKSMFQTIYTKKTESWFFGICLEYG; encoded by the coding sequence TTGGCTCAAACGCAATGCTACAAAATTCCCAGAGGTGCGAAACAGTTACTTCAGCCTTACATTCGCTCCTCAATGAAATTTTTTGTTGCTAAAGTCAACTTAGATAAATTCGAGCAATCTGGCTATCAGTTCCTCCGTCCACTACAAATTTCCTACCAATCGCCCAAATTCATGCTGCCAATTCGTTTGGGCATGATCAATGCCACAACAGAGCAGGATTTAATTGTCTACATTCTCTCACCCCAAGGACAGGCAGAAATCACTAATTACAGAACGGTGAAAATTCCCTCCGATGCGAACATTCCCTTATTTGTCAAAGATGAATTTGGTGAATTTTACAAATCCATGTTTCAAACTATCTACACCAAGAAGACAGAAAGTTGGTTTTTTGGAATATGCTTGGAATATGGGTAG